In a genomic window of Oncorhynchus keta strain PuntledgeMale-10-30-2019 chromosome 26, Oket_V2, whole genome shotgun sequence:
- the LOC118374317 gene encoding intestinal mucin-like protein, protein MTCNFLFSLKYQQNETFWLCNCTLARCIENNTIEIIPYECPEPEPITCTNGKKPVLQWDEFYCCQRFVCDCVCEGWGDPHYITFDGLFYSFQGNCTYVLMEEMLPRHHFKIYIDNVNCDPTEDVSCPRSIIVSYRSTVITLKNHNLIGAAQLEALIDGVSLRLPFTRQGVKVMNSGINMVLEIAHLQVVVTFGVTGFSVNLPWQHFGNNTQGHCGTCSNNQADDCMLPGGQLVENCALMADYWPAKDLYQPDCHVPPGIPTNSPLPEPTQKPCKPDSSVCDLLKDSIFAACHPFVSPDNFYKGCVYDSCHVSNPAVECTSLQTYAAACAQFGVCIYWRNHTELCASDCPADKVYKPCGPAEQPTCDDNPDESRMNFSTEGCFCPDGMKLFNKDSGICVDKCGCIDPEGVPREFNERFEYKCQDCVCLESTKTVNCKPKVCSKPPVEICTGPGFVYVNQTDPTDPCCSNLACRCDSSTCPPTNMNCPIGFVPVVSVPEGKCCPEHTCEPKRVCLHKGIEYLPNSKVPGSECQECTCTNKVDPKSGHYQIDCGFMQCDEDCEKGSEYQEPDYSSDDCCGKCVQTHCVLQINGTMQLLKVGTVSVTWRTWSAPGDKCQQYSKNGDSYLTQSSNIHCPPFQQANCQPGSIQTAANGCCRICVEKDKACKVGSMKSFINHKSCQSVEEVEMPYCEGSCNTFTKYSAMAASLDHSCACCQESRSSNRTVDLRCLNGDVVPYTYLHVEECSCRHSDCNRAIRVPARRTRSNTLV, encoded by the exons ATGACGTGCAATTTTCTTTTCTCTCTAAAATATCAGCAAAATGAAACTTTCTGGCTCTGCAACTGCACTTTGGCCAGATGCATTGAAAACAACACCATTGAGATAATTCCGTATGAATGCCCAGAGCCTGAGCCAATCACATGTACCAATGGCAAGAAACCAGTGCTACAATGGGATGAGTTCTACTGCTGCCAACGATTCGTGTGTGACT GCGTCTGTGAGGGTTGGGGAGACCCCCATTACATCACCTTCGACGGGCTCTTCTACAGCTTCCAAGGGAACTGTACCTATGTGCTGATGGAGGAGATGTTGCCGCGTCACCACTTCAAGATCTACATCGACAACGTCAACTGTGATCCCACCGAGGACGTGTCTTGTCCTCGATCCATCATTGTGTCCTACCGCTCAACAGTTATAACACTGAAGAATCACAACCTCATTGGAGCTGCTCAGTTGGAG GCTCTTATTGATGGAGTTTCCCTGAGACTACCCTTCACGCGGCAAGGTGTGAAGGTGATGAACTCTGGTATCAACATGGTCTTGGAGATAGCACACCTCCAGGTGGTAGTTACCTTTGGAGTCACTGGCTTCAGCGTCAACCTTCCTTGGCAACACTTTGGCAACAATACACAGGGTCATTGTG GAACATGTAGCAACAACCAGGCTGATGACTGCATGTTGCCTGGAGGTCAGCTGGTGGAGAACTGTGCTCTGATGGCAGACTACTGGCCAGCCAAGGACCTCTACCAACCTGACTGCCATGTGCCACCTGGAATCCCCACCAACTCTCCTCTCCCTGAACCCACACAGAAGCCATGCAAGCCAGACTCCTCTGTCTGTGATCTCCTGAAGGACAG CATTTTTGCAGCCTGTCATCCATTTGTCTCACCTGACAACTTCTACAAGGGCTGTGTCTATGACAGCTGCCACGTGTCCAACCCAGCGGTGGAGTGCACCAGTCTGCAGACATACGCTGCTGCCTGTGCCCAGTTCGGAGTATGCATCTACTGGAGAAACCACACCGAGCTCTGTG CCAGCGACTGTCCAGCTGACAAAGTCTACAAGCCCTGCGGTCCTGCAGAACAGCCAACCTGTGATGACAA TCCAGACGAGTCTAGGATGAACTTCAGCACAGAAGGCTGTTTCTGTCCTGATGGGATGAAACTCTTCAACAAGGACTCAGGGATCTGTGTTGATAAGTGTG GATGCATTGACCCTGAAGGAGTTCCGCGAGAG TTCAACGAGAGGTTTGAGTACAAGTGCCAGGATTGCGTTTGTTTGGAATCCACCAAGACTGTGAACTGTAAACCCAAGGTCTGCTCCAAACCACCAGTAGAGATCTGCACTGGACCAGGCTTTGTATATGTCAACCAAACCGATCCAACCGATCCATGCTGCTCCAACCTCGCCTGCC GTTGTGACAGCAGCACTTGCCCACCTACCAACATGAACTGTCCTATTGGGTTCGTGCCAGTGGTTTCAGTCCCTGAGGGGAAATGCTGTCCAGAGCACACATGTG AGCCTAAAAGAGTTTGTCTTCACAAAGGCATTGAATACCTG CCCAATTCTAAAGTACCAGGATCAGAGTGCCAGGAGTGCACCTGCACCAACAAAGTGGACCCCAAGTCTGGTCATTACCAAATTGACTGTGGATTCATGCAATGTGATGAAGATTGTGAAAAG GGATCTGAGTACCAGGAGCCAGACTACTCCTCAGATGACTGCTGTGGTAAATGTGTTCAGACACACTGTGTCCTCCAGATCAATGGGACCATGCAGTTGTTGAAGGTAGGTACCGTTTCTGTCA catGGAGAACATGGTCTGCTCCTGGTGACAAGTGTCAGCAGTACAGCAAAAACGGTGATAGTTATCTGACCCAGAGCTCCAACATCCATTGCCCACCCTTCCAGCAGGCCAACTGCCAGCCT ggttcaattcagACCGCTGCAAACGGCTGCTGTAGAATTT GTGTGGAGAAGGACAAGGCCTGTAAGGTAGGATCCATGAAGAGTTTCATCAACCacaagagctgccagtctgttgAGGAGGTGGAGATGCCGTACTGTGAGGGATCCTGCAACACCTTCACCAA GTACTCTGCCATGGCTGCGTCTCTGGATCACTCCTGTGCCTGTTGCCAGGAGTCCCGGTCCAGTAACCGCACGGTGGACCTACGTTGTCTGAATGGAGATGTGGTGCCCTACACCTACCTACACGTGGAGGAGTGTAGCTGCAGACACAGCGACTGCAACAGAGCCATTAGGGTGCCTGCCCGCAGGACACGCAGCAACACACTGGTGTAA